A single genomic interval of Romboutsia ilealis harbors:
- a CDS encoding type III pantothenate kinase, whose amino-acid sequence MLLVFDVGNTNMVLGLYKGKELIRYWRITTDKYKTSDEYGILISNLFQHEKIDMNCVEDVIISSVVPDVMHSLENFCKKYCKKQPKVVGPGIKTGLNIKYDNPKQVGADRIVNAVACVEKYGTPVIVVDFGTATTFCAITNNADYLGGTIVPGLKISSEALFQRASKLPRVELVKPGSVICKNTVSAMQAGIIYGYVGSVEKIIEMMKRELNQENVKVIATGGLSTLIASETKSIDHVDRFLTLDGLRILHEKNKE is encoded by the coding sequence ATGCTTTTAGTATTTGACGTTGGAAATACCAATATGGTTTTGGGGCTATATAAAGGTAAAGAGCTTATAAGGTATTGGAGAATAACTACGGATAAATATAAAACATCTGATGAATATGGAATTTTAATAAGTAACTTATTTCAGCATGAAAAAATAGATATGAATTGTGTAGAAGATGTTATAATATCATCTGTAGTTCCTGATGTTATGCATTCTCTTGAAAACTTTTGTAAAAAGTATTGTAAAAAACAACCTAAAGTTGTAGGACCAGGTATAAAGACTGGATTAAATATAAAATATGATAACCCTAAACAAGTTGGAGCAGATAGAATAGTTAATGCAGTCGCATGTGTTGAAAAATATGGTACACCTGTTATAGTGGTTGATTTTGGTACAGCTACTACGTTCTGTGCTATAACAAATAATGCAGACTACTTAGGTGGAACTATAGTACCAGGTTTGAAAATATCTAGTGAAGCATTATTCCAAAGAGCGTCTAAACTTCCTAGGGTAGAATTAGTTAAACCAGGTTCAGTTATATGTAAGAATACAGTATCTGCTATGCAAGCTGGAATAATATATGGTTATGTAGGATCAGTTGAAAAGATAATAGAAATGATGAAGAGAGAGTTAAACCAAGAAAATGTTAAGGTTATAGCAACAGGTGGTTTATCTACTCTTATTGCTTCGGAAACTAAAAGTATAGATCATGTAGATAGATTTTTAACTTTAGATGGTTTAAGAATTTTACACGAAAAGAATAAAGAATAG